Proteins encoded by one window of Candidatus Sumerlaea chitinivorans:
- a CDS encoding NADH-ubiquinone oxidoreductase chain N, with protein sequence MMSESPTMTLAQSMQETLRGLPAFVPILILAGTVLGVLLWDFFNSRANSRRVGWLAAVGVVAAGAVVIRFWCVPPAFGVRTGWGMLQADLFTWFFALLFLLGTLVVIGMTMADAEIADFRMGEYYALLLTATLAAITLVASTNLAVLYLAFETLSLPSYVLAGYRKTDRQAAEASLKYLLFGAMASGIMLYGLSILYGLTGTLDLQAIHTVAPENHGALLLVFVLLVAGFGFKMSLAPFHFWAPDVYQGAPTPITAYLSVVSKAAGFAAFARLVAALTEGGTFFRTASTSPITEFELASLFWILAVLTMLWGNFVALRQRDAKRLFAYSSIAHAGYMFMAFVAQNEAGAEALLFYFVVYAIANFAFFYGIQLVYRSRGTYELNGFRGLVYSSPVVAATLSVMLWSLIGLPPSAGFVGKWKLFYSVIEQAHTSPIPALYYSLVLIAVGTSVVALYYYVQIIRLMSFYEPEGPAPALRVSPLGKLALCVAAALILLIQLNWQPLSQSARAAIKASTNPSAFHSSQPAPQSLANSAVGAQNESRPLAQREATR encoded by the coding sequence GTGATGAGCGAAAGCCCCACGATGACACTCGCACAAAGCATGCAGGAAACCCTCCGAGGGCTTCCAGCGTTTGTGCCGATTCTCATTCTGGCCGGCACCGTTCTGGGTGTGCTGTTGTGGGATTTCTTTAACAGCCGTGCGAACTCGCGTCGGGTTGGGTGGCTTGCAGCTGTGGGCGTCGTCGCTGCAGGGGCCGTAGTCATACGTTTCTGGTGCGTGCCCCCTGCCTTTGGGGTTCGCACTGGATGGGGAATGCTTCAGGCGGACCTCTTCACGTGGTTTTTTGCGCTGCTGTTTCTTCTCGGCACCCTCGTGGTGATCGGCATGACCATGGCAGACGCTGAGATTGCCGATTTTCGGATGGGCGAGTATTATGCACTATTGCTAACCGCGACGTTAGCCGCCATTACCTTGGTGGCATCCACCAATCTGGCTGTTCTTTATTTGGCATTTGAGACGCTCTCACTCCCTTCCTACGTCCTCGCCGGCTATCGGAAAACTGACCGTCAGGCCGCCGAAGCTTCGCTCAAATATCTGCTTTTCGGCGCAATGGCGTCGGGCATTATGCTGTATGGACTGAGCATTCTCTACGGGCTCACAGGAACGCTGGATCTACAAGCGATCCATACTGTGGCGCCAGAGAACCACGGGGCCTTACTGCTTGTTTTCGTGCTTCTTGTGGCAGGGTTTGGCTTTAAGATGAGCCTTGCTCCATTCCACTTTTGGGCACCTGACGTTTATCAAGGCGCACCCACCCCAATTACAGCCTACCTCTCGGTGGTCTCTAAGGCGGCCGGATTCGCCGCGTTTGCGCGACTGGTGGCTGCCCTCACTGAAGGTGGCACCTTCTTTCGGACTGCAAGTACCTCGCCAATCACCGAGTTCGAGCTTGCGAGCCTATTCTGGATCCTTGCGGTGTTGACGATGTTGTGGGGCAACTTTGTTGCCCTGCGACAACGCGATGCGAAACGTCTGTTCGCCTATTCCTCCATCGCCCACGCCGGATATATGTTTATGGCTTTTGTGGCACAGAACGAAGCGGGGGCGGAGGCACTGCTTTTCTATTTCGTGGTCTATGCAATCGCAAATTTCGCTTTCTTCTACGGGATCCAACTCGTGTATCGCTCTCGCGGAACCTACGAGCTGAACGGGTTTCGGGGATTGGTTTATTCGTCGCCGGTGGTTGCAGCAACCCTCAGTGTAATGCTTTGGTCGCTCATCGGTTTGCCGCCTTCGGCTGGATTTGTGGGAAAGTGGAAATTGTTCTACTCGGTCATCGAACAAGCACACACCTCGCCCATCCCAGCGCTCTACTATTCGCTGGTCCTGATCGCAGTTGGGACGAGCGTTGTCGCACTCTATTACTACGTTCAAATCATTCGGCTGATGAGCTTCTACGAACCAGAGGGGCCGGCACCCGCTCTTCGGGTTAGCCCGCTGGGCAAGTTGGCGCTGTGCGTGGCGGCCGCCCTGATCCTTCTGATTCAGCTCAACTGGCAGCCGCTGAGCCAGAGCGCACGCGCTGCCATCAAGGCTTCCACAAATCCGTCTGCCTTTCACTCTTCACAACCCGCTCCGCAATCACTGGCAAATTCAGCTGTTGGCGCTCAGAACGAGAGTCGTCCA